One window from the genome of Deinococcus yavapaiensis KR-236 encodes:
- a CDS encoding pyridoxal-phosphate-dependent aminotransferase family protein: protein MTKLEAKPASLVTSANALLRPRLLAPGPVETDPRTMLTLAKPQIHHRTPEAREIVLEARARLSALLGAPEWEPLILTSSGTGAFEAALVSLVPDGANVLSASAGKFGERWADMAHSLGYAVTRLEKPWGEALDPAEVADAARGQAALLITHSETSTGALHDLARIAEQAKRANPDLLILVDAVTSYAVAELRPAEWQLDAVISGSQKGVGGPPGLGFVFLSPSSVERLGANPRRYYFDLKKEVASQRKGETAQTPAINLVEGLLTSTERLVAVPLETLWAEKAKLNAALLAAGNALGCRPFASRVSPAVAALVPPVAVKDVVGALKALGARAVAGQAPHQDALFRVSTMGYFDRYDTLGMAGLLEDAFANLGRPVERGVAVAAAWKALNA, encoded by the coding sequence ATGACGAAGCTCGAAGCGAAACCCGCTTCGCTCGTCACGTCGGCAAACGCCCTGCTGCGTCCGCGCCTGCTCGCACCCGGCCCGGTCGAGACCGATCCGCGCACGATGCTGACGCTGGCCAAGCCGCAAATCCACCACCGAACGCCCGAAGCGCGAGAAATCGTCCTCGAAGCGCGCGCGCGCCTCTCGGCTTTGCTGGGCGCGCCGGAGTGGGAACCCCTGATCCTCACGAGCAGCGGCACGGGAGCGTTCGAGGCGGCCCTCGTGAGCCTCGTGCCCGACGGCGCGAACGTCCTCTCGGCGAGCGCCGGGAAGTTCGGAGAGCGTTGGGCGGACATGGCCCACAGCCTCGGGTACGCGGTGACACGCTTGGAGAAGCCGTGGGGCGAGGCGCTCGATCCTGCCGAGGTCGCCGACGCGGCGCGCGGACAGGCCGCCCTTCTCATCACGCACTCCGAGACGAGCACGGGCGCCCTGCACGACCTCGCGCGCATCGCGGAGCAAGCCAAGCGCGCGAATCCCGACCTCCTGATCCTCGTGGACGCCGTCACGAGCTACGCGGTCGCCGAGCTTCGCCCCGCCGAGTGGCAACTCGACGCGGTGATCTCCGGCTCTCAGAAGGGTGTCGGGGGACCGCCCGGCCTCGGCTTCGTCTTCCTCTCGCCGTCGAGCGTCGAGCGCCTCGGCGCGAATCCGCGCCGCTACTACTTCGACCTCAAGAAGGAAGTCGCCAGCCAGCGCAAAGGGGAGACCGCGCAGACGCCTGCCATCAACCTCGTCGAAGGTCTGCTGACGAGCACCGAGCGTCTCGTCGCCGTGCCGCTCGAAACGCTGTGGGCGGAGAAGGCGAAGCTCAACGCCGCTCTGCTCGCCGCCGGGAACGCGCTGGGTTGCCGTCCGTTCGCGTCGCGCGTCAGTCCCGCCGTCGCCGCTCTCGTTCCGCCCGTCGCCGTGAAGGACGTCGTGGGCGCCCTCAAAGCGCTCGGAGCGCGGGCCGTGGCAGGACAAGCGCCTCATCAGGACGCTCTCTTCCGTGTCTCCACGATGGGTTACTTCGATCGCTACGACACGCTCGGCATGGCGGGATTGCTGGAGGACGCCTTCGCGAATCTCGGGCGTCCCGTGGAGCGCGGCGTGGCCGTCGCCGCCGCTTGGAAGGCGCTGAACGCCTGA
- a CDS encoding DUF3060 domain-containing protein, which produces MSRPLILALLLSSSAFAINSTIRDNNKSFRLDCNEANDVVTVRGNKNTVVLTGTCESVTVDGNNNTLQAATIRTLSMRGNNNRVTVKQGSTNFSNTGKNNQFVRPAPTTAPATPPNVATPL; this is translated from the coding sequence ATGTCACGACCTTTGATTCTCGCCTTGCTGCTGAGCAGCTCGGCCTTCGCCATCAACAGCACCATTCGAGACAACAACAAGTCGTTTCGGCTCGACTGCAATGAAGCGAACGACGTCGTCACCGTTCGGGGCAACAAGAACACCGTCGTCCTGACGGGAACGTGCGAAAGCGTGACCGTCGACGGCAACAACAACACGCTTCAGGCGGCCACGATCCGAACGCTGTCGATGCGGGGAAACAACAACCGCGTGACCGTCAAGCAAGGATCCACGAACTTCAGTAACACCGGCAAGAACAACCAGTTCGTGCGCCCCGCTCCCACGACCGCCCCGGCGACTCCACCGAACGTGGCCACGCCGCTTTGA
- the recQ gene encoding DNA helicase RecQ → MTTAAPSARSILKSVFGYDAFRGAQADIVSHVASGSDALVLMPTGGGKSLCYQVPALLLDGVTVVVSPLIALMKDQVDALTQLGVRAAYLNSTLSAEAARSVENAFVRGDLKLLYVAPERLVTDRMLTLLDRANVSLFAIDEAHCVSQWGHDFRPEYLQLAVLHERFPNVPRIALTATADEHTRREMIDKLALEDARQFVSSFDRPNIQYRVIEKNNALKQLLAFIQTEHPNDAGIVYCLSRKSVEEVAAFLEASGLKALPYHAGLSQALREKHQEVFQREEGVVMVATVAFGMGIDKPDVRFVAHLDLPKSMEGYYQETGRAGRDGLPSTAWMTYGLADVVAVRKMLAQSAAPEHIRRLEARKLDALLAYAETSGCRRRAILGYFGEEYPSGCGNCDNCLAAPDTWDATVAAQKVLSTVVRTGNRFGAAHVVDVLLGRENPRIRALGHHQLSVYGVGSDLPERTWRGVLRQLVALGHLTTDAFGHGSLIATPSARAILKGEQTLHLRRETEKPPKPQKVKATSAASTLTGEDGAVFDALRGVRLKLAKEQGVPPYVIFHDATLKAMAEARPHTKDALGSVSGVGASKLERYGDAFLGVLRDFASKTPITTPAPSKLEKASKPSRPEKPEKEDTALVTLRLLREGHDFVSIVNARGLKPMTISGHLADLVKAGHCTPEEACGLSERDLAAIEAAYRSLPEDERPRLKPLFEALHGRYDYDRLRVAHAVVHGFS, encoded by the coding sequence GTGACGACCGCCGCGCCCTCCGCCCGATCCATCCTGAAGTCCGTGTTCGGCTACGACGCCTTCCGAGGCGCGCAAGCCGACATCGTCTCGCACGTCGCGAGCGGAAGTGACGCCCTCGTCCTGATGCCCACCGGGGGCGGCAAGAGCTTGTGCTACCAAGTGCCCGCCCTGCTGCTCGACGGCGTCACCGTCGTCGTGTCGCCTCTCATCGCCTTGATGAAGGACCAGGTGGACGCCCTGACGCAACTTGGCGTGAGGGCGGCGTACCTCAACTCCACCTTGAGCGCCGAGGCGGCGAGGAGCGTCGAAAACGCCTTCGTGCGAGGCGACCTCAAACTTCTCTACGTCGCGCCCGAACGCCTCGTCACCGACCGGATGCTGACCTTGCTCGACCGCGCCAACGTTTCGCTCTTCGCGATCGACGAGGCGCACTGCGTCTCGCAGTGGGGCCACGACTTCCGTCCCGAGTACCTGCAACTCGCGGTTCTGCACGAGCGTTTTCCCAACGTTCCCAGAATCGCCCTCACCGCGACCGCCGACGAGCACACACGCCGCGAGATGATCGACAAGCTCGCCCTCGAAGACGCGCGGCAATTCGTCTCCAGCTTCGACCGCCCCAACATCCAGTACCGAGTGATCGAAAAGAACAACGCCCTCAAGCAACTCCTCGCCTTCATCCAAACCGAGCACCCGAACGACGCGGGCATCGTGTATTGCTTGTCGCGCAAATCCGTCGAGGAAGTCGCCGCGTTTCTCGAAGCGTCCGGCTTGAAGGCCTTGCCTTACCACGCGGGCCTCTCGCAAGCCTTGCGTGAAAAGCACCAAGAAGTTTTTCAGCGTGAGGAAGGCGTGGTCATGGTCGCCACGGTCGCTTTCGGCATGGGCATCGACAAGCCCGACGTGCGCTTCGTCGCGCACCTCGATCTGCCCAAGAGCATGGAAGGCTACTACCAGGAGACGGGCCGCGCGGGCCGCGACGGTCTGCCCTCCACCGCGTGGATGACGTACGGCCTCGCCGACGTCGTCGCCGTGCGCAAGATGCTCGCGCAAAGCGCGGCGCCCGAACACATCCGCCGCCTCGAAGCGAGAAAGCTCGACGCCCTGCTCGCCTACGCCGAGACGTCCGGATGCCGCCGCCGCGCCATCTTGGGCTACTTCGGCGAGGAGTACCCGTCGGGGTGCGGCAACTGCGACAACTGCCTCGCCGCACCCGACACGTGGGACGCGACGGTCGCCGCACAAAAAGTTCTCTCGACGGTCGTGCGCACCGGAAACCGTTTCGGCGCCGCGCACGTCGTCGATGTTCTGCTGGGACGCGAGAATCCTCGCATTCGCGCGCTCGGGCATCACCAGCTCAGCGTGTACGGTGTCGGCTCGGACTTGCCCGAGCGGACGTGGCGCGGCGTGCTGCGGCAACTCGTTGCCCTCGGGCACCTCACGACGGACGCCTTCGGCCACGGCAGCCTCATCGCCACGCCGAGCGCCCGCGCGATTTTGAAAGGCGAGCAGACGCTGCACCTGCGCCGTGAAACCGAGAAGCCGCCCAAACCGCAAAAAGTCAAAGCGACGTCTGCCGCCAGCACCCTCACGGGCGAAGACGGCGCCGTCTTCGACGCGTTGCGCGGAGTGCGCCTCAAGCTTGCCAAAGAGCAGGGCGTGCCGCCGTACGTCATCTTCCACGACGCGACCCTCAAGGCCATGGCGGAAGCGCGACCGCACACCAAAGATGCCCTCGGAAGCGTCAGCGGAGTCGGCGCCAGCAAACTCGAACGCTACGGCGACGCCTTCTTGGGCGTTCTGCGCGACTTCGCCTCCAAAACGCCGATTACCACGCCCGCGCCTTCCAAACTCGAGAAAGCCTCGAAGCCCTCGAGGCCCGAAAAGCCCGAGAAGGAAGACACCGCCCTTGTCACCTTGCGTCTCCTGCGCGAAGGGCACGACTTCGTCTCGATCGTGAACGCGCGTGGCCTCAAGCCCATGACGATCAGCGGGCATCTCGCCGACCTCGTCAAAGCCGGACACTGCACGCCCGAAGAGGCGTGCGGCCTCTCGGAGCGAGATCTCGCCGCCATCGAAGCCGCGTACCGGTCGCTGCCCGAAGACGAGCGCCCACGCCTCAAGCCTCTCTTCGAAGCGCTGCACGGACGCTACGACTACGACCGACTGCGCGTCGCTCACGCCGTTGTGCACGGCTTCAGCTGA
- the fumC gene encoding class II fumarate hydratase has translation MTQTTRTETDTMGALQVDNSRLWGAQTQRSIQNFPIGIDRFRFTRPIIRALGVLKKGAAQANAELGELPQDIADLIVRAADEVISGQLDEHFPLVVFQTGSGTQSNMNANEVISNRAIQLAGGELGSKKPVHPNDHVNRGQSSNDTFPTAMHIAVVEELHVQLFPKVTKLRDTLASKAEQYADVVKVGRTHLQDATPITLGQEIGGWVAQIDYCLGEVRHALTGLYELAIGGTAVGTGLNAHPRFGDLAASKFAQETGHPFVSAPNKFAALSAHDALVQTSAALRTLAGALMKMANDVRWLASGPRNGIGELVIPENEPGSSIMPGKVNPTQSEAITMVCVQVFGNDAAVAFAGSQGNFQLNVFKPVMVHNVLESILLLGDACEAFNDNCAVGIEPNPARIQENLAKNLMQVTALNRHIGYDKAAAIAKKAHKEGTSLKQAALSLEYLTEEEFDKYVVPMEMTRPS, from the coding sequence ATGACTCAGACCACCCGCACCGAAACCGACACGATGGGCGCCCTGCAAGTCGACAACTCCCGCTTGTGGGGTGCGCAGACGCAACGTTCCATCCAGAATTTCCCGATCGGCATCGACCGCTTCCGCTTCACGCGGCCCATCATTCGCGCCCTCGGCGTCCTGAAGAAGGGCGCGGCGCAAGCGAACGCGGAACTCGGCGAGTTGCCGCAAGACATCGCCGACCTCATCGTGCGCGCCGCCGACGAGGTCATCTCCGGCCAACTCGACGAACACTTTCCCCTCGTCGTCTTCCAAACGGGCTCGGGCACGCAAAGCAACATGAACGCCAACGAGGTCATCTCCAACCGCGCCATCCAACTCGCGGGCGGGGAACTTGGCAGCAAGAAGCCCGTTCACCCCAACGACCACGTCAACCGCGGTCAAAGCAGCAACGATACCTTCCCGACCGCCATGCACATCGCCGTCGTCGAAGAACTCCACGTCCAACTCTTTCCGAAGGTCACGAAGCTTCGTGACACCCTCGCTTCCAAAGCCGAGCAGTACGCGGACGTCGTGAAGGTCGGGCGCACGCACCTGCAAGACGCCACGCCCATCACTCTCGGCCAGGAGATCGGCGGCTGGGTCGCGCAAATCGACTACTGCCTCGGCGAAGTTCGTCACGCGCTCACCGGTCTGTACGAACTCGCCATCGGCGGGACCGCTGTCGGTACGGGCCTCAACGCCCATCCGCGGTTCGGTGACCTCGCCGCGAGCAAGTTCGCGCAGGAAACCGGTCACCCCTTCGTGTCCGCCCCGAACAAGTTCGCCGCACTCTCGGCGCACGACGCCCTCGTGCAGACGTCGGCCGCCCTGCGCACCCTCGCCGGAGCCCTCATGAAGATGGCGAACGACGTTCGCTGGCTCGCGTCCGGCCCGAGAAACGGCATCGGCGAACTCGTTATTCCCGAGAACGAACCGGGAAGCTCCATCATGCCCGGCAAGGTCAATCCCACGCAGTCCGAAGCCATCACGATGGTGTGCGTGCAAGTCTTCGGCAACGACGCGGCGGTTGCCTTCGCGGGCTCGCAAGGCAACTTCCAGCTCAACGTCTTCAAGCCCGTCATGGTTCACAACGTCCTCGAAAGCATCCTACTGCTGGGCGACGCGTGCGAAGCGTTCAACGACAACTGCGCCGTGGGCATCGAGCCGAACCCTGCGCGCATCCAAGAGAACCTCGCCAAGAACCTCATGCAGGTGACGGCGCTCAATCGGCACATCGGGTACGACAAGGCGGCGGCGATCGCGAAGAAGGCGCACAAGGAAGGAACGAGCTTGAAGCAAGCGGCGCTTTCGCTGGAGTACCTGACGGAAGAGGAGTTCGACAAGTACGTCGTGCCTATGGAGATGACGCGCCCGAGCTGA
- the glpK gene encoding glycerol kinase GlpK, with amino-acid sequence MNFILALDQGTTSSRAIIFDQSGDIVAAAQKEFRQIFPQPGLVEHDAEEIWASQMGVAQEALARAGVRASDIAAIGITNQRETTVLWDRATGKPIHNAIVWQDRRTAPMCDELRAAGHDETFQRKTGLLLDAYFSGTKVRWLLDHVPGARERAERGELAFGTIDSWLVFNLTGGALHVTDPSNASRTLLFDIHACAWDEELLSLLNVPRSVLPEVRSSSEVYGETAPGLLGSRVRIAGIAGDQQAATFGQACLDVGMAKNTYGTGCFMLLNTGARAVPSTNKLLTTVAWQVGGTLEYALEGSVFVAGAVVQWLRDGLGIIRESSEVEPLASSVPDNGGVYVVPAFVGLGAPHWDSYARGGIFGLTRGATRAHVARAALESIAFQTVDVLEAMERDAGVRISELRVDGGAARNDLLMQFQADVLGVPVVRPRVTETTALGAAYLAGLAVGFWSGKEELRAQWQVERRFEARMPEAQRERLLAGWRKAVTRAAAWEDGESAHGSQPSTS; translated from the coding sequence ATGAACTTCATCCTGGCCCTCGACCAAGGCACCACGTCCTCTCGCGCCATCATCTTCGACCAAAGCGGCGACATCGTCGCCGCCGCGCAAAAAGAGTTTCGCCAGATCTTTCCGCAACCTGGCCTCGTCGAGCACGACGCCGAGGAAATCTGGGCGTCTCAAATGGGCGTGGCGCAAGAAGCGCTCGCCCGTGCGGGCGTGCGCGCGAGTGACATCGCCGCGATCGGCATCACGAATCAGCGGGAGACGACGGTGCTGTGGGACCGCGCGACGGGAAAGCCGATCCACAACGCGATCGTGTGGCAAGATCGCCGCACGGCGCCGATGTGCGACGAACTTCGGGCGGCGGGACACGACGAAACGTTTCAGCGCAAGACCGGATTGCTGCTGGACGCGTACTTCAGCGGAACGAAAGTGCGCTGGTTGCTGGATCACGTGCCGGGCGCGCGGGAACGCGCGGAACGCGGCGAGCTCGCGTTCGGAACGATCGATTCGTGGTTGGTGTTCAACCTCACCGGTGGGGCGCTTCACGTGACCGACCCGTCGAACGCGTCGCGAACGTTGCTGTTCGACATTCACGCTTGCGCTTGGGACGAAGAGTTGCTGAGCCTCTTGAACGTGCCTCGCTCGGTGCTGCCCGAGGTACGGTCGTCGAGCGAGGTGTACGGAGAGACGGCCCCGGGCTTGCTGGGGTCACGCGTCCGAATCGCGGGCATCGCGGGAGATCAGCAGGCGGCGACGTTCGGGCAGGCGTGCCTCGACGTCGGAATGGCGAAGAACACGTACGGAACAGGCTGCTTCATGCTTCTGAACACCGGCGCGCGGGCCGTGCCGAGCACGAACAAGCTTTTGACGACCGTGGCCTGGCAGGTGGGGGGAACGCTGGAGTACGCCTTGGAAGGCAGCGTGTTCGTGGCGGGGGCGGTCGTGCAGTGGCTCCGCGACGGCCTCGGGATCATCCGCGAGTCGTCGGAAGTGGAGCCGCTCGCGTCGAGCGTGCCCGACAATGGCGGCGTGTACGTCGTTCCGGCCTTCGTGGGGCTCGGAGCGCCGCATTGGGACAGCTACGCGCGGGGCGGCATCTTCGGCCTCACGCGTGGCGCGACGCGGGCGCACGTGGCGCGCGCCGCGCTGGAAAGCATCGCGTTCCAGACGGTGGACGTGCTGGAGGCGATGGAGCGCGACGCGGGCGTTCGTATCTCGGAGCTTCGCGTCGACGGTGGCGCGGCCCGCAACGATCTCCTGATGCAGTTCCAGGCGGACGTGCTGGGCGTGCCCGTCGTGAGGCCGCGCGTGACCGAGACGACGGCGCTCGGCGCGGCCTACCTCGCGGGCCTCGCCGTGGGCTTTTGGAGTGGCAAGGAGGAACTTCGGGCGCAGTGGCAGGTGGAGCGCCGCTTCGAAGCGAGGATGCCCGAGGCGCAGCGTGAGCGTCTGCTGGCGGGATGGCGTAAGGCCGTGACGCGCGCCGCCGCCTGGGAAGACGGTGAGTCGGCGCACGGTTCGCAGCCGTCCACCTCTTGA
- a CDS encoding glycerol-3-phosphate dehydrogenase/oxidase, whose translation MHTRSSLRSALTGTPRFDVVVVGGGASGLGTALEAATRGYKTLLLEAHDFAKGTSSRSTKLVHGGVRYLAQGNVGLVREALRERGLLRRNAPHLVHDLAFVVPAYDWWAGPYYGIGLKLYDVLAGKLNLGTSKLLDHDAALERTPTLKRDGLRGGVLYHDGQFDDARLAVTLLRTFLDHGGVALNYAPVTGLLKEGEKIAGVTFRDEETGESFEVLAKGVVNATGVWVDDVRRMDDPGVTPMLSPSQGVHVVVEKKFLPGDSAIMIPKTEDGRVLFAVPWHDHVVIGTTDTPVETALLEPRALPDEIDFILRTAAQYMDPAPTREDVRSVYVGLRPLVKAQTTDGAGGTAQTSVLSRDHVLRVSPSGLATLTGGKWTTYRKMGEDATNKIAEVAGLPERLSLTRGLHLRGWMDVPPEGPLSVYGSDAPSILGLPGGTTKLHAELPYVEAQVRHAARFELARTVEDVLARRTRALLLHARASIEAAPRVAELLAEELHHDAAWQIDQVEAYTALASGYLLASPPAAHPEASAPAD comes from the coding sequence ATGCACACCCGCTCTTCACTTCGGTCCGCCTTGACCGGAACGCCCCGCTTCGACGTCGTCGTAGTCGGTGGAGGCGCGTCCGGGCTCGGCACGGCCCTCGAGGCGGCGACGCGCGGCTACAAGACATTGCTGCTCGAAGCGCACGATTTCGCCAAGGGAACGTCGAGCCGCTCGACGAAGCTCGTGCACGGCGGCGTGCGCTACCTCGCTCAAGGCAACGTCGGTCTCGTGCGCGAAGCTCTCAGAGAGCGCGGCTTGCTGCGTCGCAACGCGCCTCACCTCGTGCATGATCTCGCCTTCGTGGTGCCCGCTTACGATTGGTGGGCGGGCCCGTATTACGGAATCGGCCTCAAGCTCTACGACGTGCTCGCCGGGAAGCTCAACCTCGGCACGAGCAAGCTCCTCGATCACGACGCCGCCTTGGAACGTACCCCGACCTTGAAGCGCGATGGGCTGCGCGGCGGCGTCCTGTACCACGACGGCCAGTTCGACGACGCGCGCCTCGCCGTGACGCTGCTGCGAACCTTCCTCGATCACGGCGGCGTCGCCTTGAATTACGCGCCCGTGACGGGGTTGCTCAAAGAAGGCGAGAAGATCGCGGGCGTGACCTTCCGAGACGAGGAGACGGGCGAGTCGTTCGAGGTACTGGCCAAAGGCGTCGTGAACGCCACGGGCGTGTGGGTGGACGACGTGCGCCGCATGGACGATCCCGGCGTGACGCCCATGCTGTCTCCCAGCCAAGGCGTACACGTCGTCGTGGAGAAGAAGTTCCTGCCGGGCGACAGCGCCATCATGATTCCGAAGACCGAGGACGGCCGCGTGCTGTTCGCCGTGCCTTGGCACGATCACGTCGTGATTGGCACGACCGACACGCCCGTCGAGACGGCGCTCCTCGAACCGCGCGCCCTGCCCGACGAAATCGACTTCATCCTGCGCACGGCCGCGCAGTACATGGACCCCGCGCCGACACGAGAAGACGTGCGAAGCGTGTACGTGGGCCTTCGTCCGCTCGTGAAAGCGCAAACGACGGACGGCGCGGGCGGGACGGCTCAAACGTCGGTCTTGTCGCGCGATCATGTTCTGCGCGTTTCCCCGTCGGGCCTCGCCACCCTCACGGGCGGCAAGTGGACCACGTACCGCAAGATGGGCGAAGACGCGACGAACAAGATCGCCGAAGTGGCGGGCCTGCCAGAGCGTTTGTCGCTCACCCGAGGCCTGCACCTTCGCGGTTGGATGGACGTGCCGCCCGAAGGCCCGCTAAGCGTGTACGGCAGCGACGCGCCGAGCATCCTCGGCCTGCCGGGTGGAACGACCAAGCTCCACGCCGAACTTCCGTACGTGGAGGCGCAAGTTCGGCACGCCGCGCGGTTCGAACTCGCGCGGACCGTGGAGGACGTGCTCGCTCGGCGGACGCGCGCACTGCTGCTGCACGCCCGCGCCAGCATCGAAGCGGCGCCCCGCGTTGCCGAGCTCCTCGCCGAGGAATTGCATCATGACGCGGCGTGGCAAATCGATCAGGTCGAGGCGTACACGGCCCTCGCGTCGGGCTATCTGCTCGCTTCGCCGCCCGCTGCACATCCGGAGGCATCGGCCCCGGCGGACTGA
- a CDS encoding tyrosine-type recombinase/integrase has protein sequence MRIDTLWQQFTYHLRIKRRSKNTLAFYDVSRRTLARFLEEQGIEPDTATLTVSHLRAYLLWLEEQGLGPGGIHAHARGIKAVFNWAEKEELLTRNPAKRLELPSLPKERQPTVTTAVAQALQKACKKTEQPLRDVAIVLTLFDTGVRVHELIGLKLEDLQFERGLVRVMGKGAKERYVPIGSRAMSAVSAYIRRERHQRHAGVFNVFLGRSGEPLTRAGVSIRLAKLAKCIDVNREVCAPHAFRRGFAVEFLRNGGDVFTLQQIMGHSSLDMTRRYVTFLDDDLKAAHPRFSPVDNL, from the coding sequence ATGCGCATCGATACCCTCTGGCAGCAGTTCACCTACCACCTTCGCATCAAACGCCGCAGCAAGAACACCCTTGCTTTCTACGACGTTTCCAGACGCACCCTCGCTCGGTTCCTGGAAGAGCAAGGCATTGAGCCTGATACCGCGACGTTGACCGTCAGCCACCTTCGCGCTTACCTGCTGTGGCTGGAGGAGCAAGGATTGGGGCCGGGAGGCATCCACGCCCATGCCCGAGGCATCAAGGCTGTCTTCAACTGGGCGGAGAAGGAAGAGCTCCTCACTCGCAATCCCGCGAAGCGTCTGGAGCTGCCCTCACTCCCCAAAGAGCGGCAACCAACGGTCACCACCGCCGTGGCACAAGCCTTGCAGAAAGCTTGCAAGAAGACCGAGCAACCCCTTCGAGATGTCGCCATCGTCTTGACCCTATTCGATACGGGGGTCCGAGTCCATGAGCTCATCGGCTTGAAACTCGAAGACTTGCAGTTTGAACGAGGCTTAGTGCGCGTCATGGGCAAGGGAGCCAAGGAGCGCTACGTGCCGATTGGAAGTCGCGCCATGAGCGCTGTCAGTGCCTACATCCGGCGGGAGCGGCATCAAAGGCATGCAGGCGTGTTCAACGTCTTCCTTGGCCGTTCTGGCGAGCCTCTGACGCGAGCAGGCGTCAGTATCCGATTGGCGAAGCTTGCAAAATGCATCGATGTGAATCGAGAGGTGTGTGCTCCTCATGCCTTCCGCCGAGGCTTCGCGGTGGAGTTCCTGCGCAATGGGGGAGACGTGTTCACGTTGCAGCAGATCATGGGGCACAGCAGTCTCGACATGACCCGCCGATACGTCACCTTCTTGGATGACGATCTCAAAGCGGCACACCCCCGCTTCTCGCCGGTAGACAACCTCTGA
- a CDS encoding helix-turn-helix domain-containing protein — protein sequence MTSTNYFMISNNFIGHPAATTLTHLEFRVMVALLRYSNSGKSVCYPSISLLAQECNASASGVKTALNTLQQHGFVTKIAKGNNLKGKSNRYKVAHLGIPAANASSTTSSAPASPIVTPPNTSVSAPSQQNTGASAGPSAVTTPQPSPVAQPSKAADPYGASIARSLKQAQGDSITVYLAGSHLKHPDVSCHSDWNDFEGWLDMQSQQDPKGKERLLQKLWKELQALAPAA from the coding sequence ATGACGAGCACGAACTATTTCATGATCAGCAACAACTTCATTGGACACCCAGCCGCCACAACACTTACCCATTTGGAATTCCGAGTCATGGTGGCACTCTTGCGCTACAGCAACAGCGGGAAAAGCGTGTGCTACCCAAGCATTTCCCTCCTCGCCCAAGAATGCAACGCATCAGCATCAGGCGTGAAGACCGCCTTGAACACCCTGCAGCAGCATGGCTTCGTCACGAAGATTGCCAAAGGCAACAATCTCAAGGGCAAGAGCAACCGGTACAAAGTCGCTCACCTTGGAATTCCTGCTGCAAATGCTTCGAGTACGACGAGTAGTGCTCCAGCATCTCCCATCGTGACTCCTCCCAATACCTCAGTGTCGGCACCTTCTCAGCAGAACACGGGGGCATCAGCAGGACCATCTGCTGTCACAACTCCCCAGCCCAGTCCGGTAGCACAGCCTTCCAAGGCTGCTGATCCATATGGAGCCTCCATTGCTCGATCGCTCAAGCAAGCGCAAGGGGATTCAATCACGGTGTACCTCGCGGGAAGTCATCTGAAGCATCCTGACGTCAGCTGTCACAGCGATTGGAACGACTTCGAGGGCTGGCTTGACATGCAATCGCAGCAAGACCCCAAAGGGAAGGAACGCTTGCTTCAGAAGCTTTGGAAAGAGCTGCAAGCTCTCGCTCCGGCTGCGTAG
- a CDS encoding GNAT family N-acetyltransferase has translation MATRVRLTTLAAEIERLGFTAWERLVALHNDALHGWPDPDPSPNANASRSAVAFRETLHGYGCLLDGFVVAVLRDEYVAYSGFGQREGDARLLSAGTAVRPTYRGLGLATAVKAKALLWARGGGYELVFTSSANPAMVRVNEKLGFVPGLAEVRLVKDLHVAVDGS, from the coding sequence GTGGCGACGCGCGTTCGCTTGACGACGCTGGCCGCTGAGATCGAACGTCTTGGCTTCACGGCTTGGGAACGCCTTGTCGCGCTGCACAATGACGCGTTACACGGTTGGCCGGATCCGGATCCGAGTCCGAACGCCAACGCTTCAAGGAGTGCGGTCGCATTTCGGGAGACCTTGCACGGCTATGGCTGCCTTCTCGATGGGTTCGTGGTGGCCGTGTTGAGGGACGAGTACGTCGCCTACAGCGGTTTCGGGCAGCGTGAAGGGGATGCCCGGCTGCTGTCAGCAGGAACGGCAGTGCGTCCCACGTACCGAGGGTTGGGGCTAGCGACCGCTGTGAAAGCGAAGGCGTTGCTGTGGGCGCGCGGTGGAGGGTACGAGCTGGTGTTCACGTCTTCAGCGAATCCTGCCATGGTGCGTGTGAACGAGAAGCTGGGTTTCGTACCTGGATTGGCCGAGGTGCGTCTCGTCAAAGACCTGCACGTGGCGGTTGATGGGTCGTGA
- a CDS encoding GNAT family N-acetyltransferase, which produces MLSDVDAYRVIRTTNDTYAGVAAFVCHVCPDEPVNPAALQAADEALRAANVPPASWVAVVGEEIVGYTRGWRVQEDRFRLRVLVAPRHRGRGIGNALLEFAE; this is translated from the coding sequence ATGCTATCTGACGTGGACGCCTACAGGGTCATACGAACGACGAACGACACGTACGCTGGTGTTGCCGCCTTCGTGTGCCACGTGTGCCCGGACGAGCCTGTCAATCCAGCGGCGCTGCAGGCTGCGGACGAGGCGTTGCGAGCAGCGAACGTGCCGCCCGCGAGCTGGGTCGCGGTGGTCGGTGAAGAGATCGTCGGGTACACGCGAGGCTGGCGCGTTCAAGAAGATCGATTCCGATTGCGCGTGCTCGTCGCGCCACGGCATCGGGGTCGTGGGATTGGTAACGCGCTCCTCGAGTTTGCGGAATGA